The sequence below is a genomic window from Mycobacterium sp. ITM-2016-00316.
TGCCGGTCGGTCCGGCATAGGGCGCTCCCGGCGGGAACCCCTGCGTGGTCCACGCCACGACGGTGCCGCGGCGCGGCAGCAGCAGGTCCGACATCTCGGCCTTGCTACACCTCGGGCAGCGCAGCTGACGCGGGAACGTCGTCGCGGAACACGCGCCACACTGGCTGCCGATGAGTTGGGGGTTCTCATCGGGCCAGGTGGAGATCTCGGGGGCAAGCGCCTTCTGCATCAGGCTCCTCGGCTACCTGTAGAAGAATGTATTGACGAATTCGTACAATAGCATTTCTCGAAAGTGGAAACCATATTCTCATTGAGGTTTGACCTGCGCACCCTCGAGTAACCGGGTGGTCGCGGCGTAGACATCGAGGGCGCCCACGGCGACCTGCGCGGCCAGTTCGTCGAGACCGGGATGGGACTGCAGCACACTCTGGGCCAACGACAGAATCTGCAGTCGCGCCCGGATCACCCGTCGCTCGGCGGTATCGGAGCGGTGGTGGGCATCGATGGCGGCGACAAGCTCCTCGATGCCCGCGTTCTGCGACGCGATGATCTTGAGGATCGGCAGGCCGGTCTCGATGTGCAGGTCCCTGGCGGTCTGATCGGCACCATCGCGGTCTGCCTTGTTGACCACGATGATGTCGGCGATCTCCAGCAGACCCGCCTTGGCGGCCTGGATCGCGTCACCGGCCCCCGGGTTGAGGATGGCCACCGTCGGGTCGGCGACGGCGGCGATCTCGATCTCCGACTGACCGACCCCGACCGTCTCCAGCACGACGATGTCGTAGTGCAGTGCCGCAAGCAGCCGGATCGCCGCGGGCACCGCGGCGGCCAGCCCACCCAGGTGCCCGCGGGTGGCCACCGAGCGGATCATCACGTCCGGGTCGTTGATGTGTGCGGCCATCCGGATCCGGTCGCCGAGCAGCGCTCCCCCGCTGTAGGGCGAGGATGGGTCGACAGCGAGCACCGCGATCCGCAAGCCCCTTGCCCGGTAGGCCGAGACGAGCACCGCGACGGTGGTGGACTTTCCCGCGCCCGGCGGACCGGTGATCCCGACGGTGCGCACCGGGCGTGCGGGCAGCACCGCCAGCACCTCGTCGCGACGCTCGCTCTCGACCAGGCTCAGCAGCCGGCCCGCGGCCCGCTGCGATCCGCCGCGCGCGGCGTCGAGCAGTTCCTGGATGTCCATCGACTGCGACTTTATGGCGCGACCTCGATGACCGTGGCCGAACCCATGCCGCCGCCTGCGCACATCGCGGCCACGCCGATACCACCTCCGCGCCTGCGCAGTTCATGGACGAGGGTGACGATCATCCGAGCGCCGGTCGCGGCCACGGGATGCCCCAGCGAGCACCCACTGCCGCTGACGTTGACCTTCTCCGGGGCGATGTCGAGCAGCTTGATGGTGGCCACACACATCGCCGCGAACGCCTCGTTGATCTCGAACAGGTCGACATCGGACAGCGACATCCGGGCCCGGGAGAGGGCTTTGGTGATCGCCTCCACGGGGGCGAGTCCGGTGAACGCCGGATCCACCCCGACCGATGCCCAGGCCCGGATCGTGCCGAGTGCCGGCAGCCCGAGCC
It includes:
- a CDS encoding Zn-ribbon domain-containing OB-fold protein, which gives rise to MQKALAPEISTWPDENPQLIGSQCGACSATTFPRQLRCPRCSKAEMSDLLLPRRGTVVAWTTQGFPPGAPYAGPTGKDFVPFGVGLVQLGDLIRVEGRLTENDPAKLEFGMEVELTMAPFATDADGDELVTFWFKPVEESKV
- a CDS encoding ArgK/MeaB family GTPase produces the protein MDIQELLDAARGGSQRAAGRLLSLVESERRDEVLAVLPARPVRTVGITGPPGAGKSTTVAVLVSAYRARGLRIAVLAVDPSSPYSGGALLGDRIRMAAHINDPDVMIRSVATRGHLGGLAAAVPAAIRLLAALHYDIVVLETVGVGQSEIEIAAVADPTVAILNPGAGDAIQAAKAGLLEIADIIVVNKADRDGADQTARDLHIETGLPILKIIASQNAGIEELVAAIDAHHRSDTAERRVIRARLQILSLAQSVLQSHPGLDELAAQVAVGALDVYAATTRLLEGAQVKPQ